The proteins below are encoded in one region of Dioscorea cayenensis subsp. rotundata cultivar TDr96_F1 chromosome 18, TDr96_F1_v2_PseudoChromosome.rev07_lg8_w22 25.fasta, whole genome shotgun sequence:
- the LOC120281997 gene encoding ultraviolet-B receptor UVR8-like isoform X5, translated as MSGRHEMEEDVGKGKIMEVSEKKEKKKKLMVLVWGYLPGASPQRSSILHPMAVPLPGSSTSGDSWRDVCGGGCGFAMAISESGKLLTWGSTDDMGQSYLTAGKHEDIPEAYPLPTEVAIVKAAAGWAHCAAVTAAFGEVYTWGWKECVPSGTIIVDQNMEVPPDKDEKEVNPRSSSGTQSSNESRSAEESAKRRRLSSSRQGPESSTSGDETLSAPPCLVTLKTGVRITAVASGGRHTLALSDIGQVWGWGYGGEGQLGLGSRIRLVSSPHPVPCIELGAYGKDRPAALRRNIGSDEQVYKVIGSYVKTIACGGRHSIVVTDTGALLTFGWGLHGQCGQGSTDDELSPKCVPSLLTVKIKGVAAGLWHTICISAEGAIYAFGGNQFGQLGIGSDQAELQTLPKLVNPPCLENKKAKIVSCGARHSAITTEDGEVFCWGWNKYGQFKWRHAVQSISPVAGGTRRYLPNLPLDTLNIVLQCCFIWLDRLQT; from the exons ATGAGCGGGAGACACGAAATGGAAGAGGACGTGGGGAAGGGGAAGATCATGGAGGTCAgtgagaagaaggagaagaagaagaagctgatGGTGCTTGTGTGGGGTTACCTTCCTGGAGCCTCACCTCAGAGATCTTCTATTCTTCATCCCATGGCTGTCCCTTTGCCAGGCTCTTCAACCAGTGGGGACTCGTGGAGGGATGTGTGCGGTGGTGGATGCGGCTTTGCCATGGCTATCTCAG AATCTGGCAAGCTTCTTACTTGGGGTTCAACCGATGACATGGGTCAAAGTTATTTGACTGCAGGGAAGCATGAG GACATTCCAGAGGCGTATCCTCTCCCCACTGAAGTAGCTATAGTGAAGGCTGCTGCAGGGTGGGCTCACTGCGCTGCAGTTACag CAGCTTTTGGAGAAGTCTACACATGGGGTTGGAAGGAGTGTGTGCCTTCTGGGACGATCATTGTAGACCAAAACATGGAAGTTCCCCCTGATAAGGATGAAAAAGAGG TGAACCCCAGGTCAAGTAGTGGAACTCAATCAAGTAATGAAAGCAGAAGCGCAGAGGAAAGTGCAAAGCGCAGGAGATTATCTTCATCTAGACAAGGACCAGAAAGCTCAACATCCGGTGATGAGACTCTGTCAGCTCCTCCATGTCTGGTAACTCTCAAAACAGGTGTGAGGATTACGGCGGTAGCTTCTGGTGGGCGTCATACATTGGCATTGTCAG ACATTGGCCAGGTTTGGGGTTGGGGCTATGGCGGGGAAGGGCAGCTTGGTTTAGGTTCTCGTATTCGCTTGGTGTCATCTCCTCATCCAGTTCCTTGCATTGAATTGGGTGCTTATGGAAAGGACCGACCAGCAGCTTTGAGAAGGAACATTGGTTCAGATGAGCAGGTTTATAAGGTCATTGGAAGCTACGTGAAGACCATTGCTTGTGGGGGGCGTCACAGCATCGTTGTCACTG ATACTGGCGCATTACTAACTTTTGGTTGGGGACTTCATGGGCAG TGCGGGCAAGGTAGTACAGATGATGAGTTGAGTCCAAAATGTGTCCCATCTCTTCTCACTGTTAAAATTAAAGGAGTTGCTGCTGGCTTGTGGCATACCATTTGCATCTCCGCTGAAGGCGCCATCTATGCATTTGGTGGGAATCAGTTTGGGCAGCTGGGAATAGGTTCTGATCAAGCTGAG TTGCAGACTTTGCCTAAACTGGTGAACCCTCCATGTTTGGAGAACAAGAAAGCCAAGATAGTCTCTTGTGGTGCTCGGCACAGTGCCATTACAACTG AGGATGGGGAGGTGTTCTGCTGGGGTTGGAACAAGTATGGTCAG TTCAAATGGAGACATGCTGTGCAATCAATATCTCCTGTGGCTGGTGGCACACGTCGGTACTTGCCGAATCTCCCACTTGATACTCTGAACATTGTTTTGCAGTGCTGTTTTATTTGGTTGGATAGATTACAAACATGA
- the LOC120281997 gene encoding ultraviolet-B receptor UVR8-like isoform X1 gives MSGRHEMEEDVGKGKIMEVSEKKEKKKKLMVLVWGYLPGASPQRSSILHPMAVPLPGSSTSGDSWRDVCGGGCGFAMAISESGKLLTWGSTDDMGQSYLTAGKHEDIPEAYPLPTEVAIVKAAAGWAHCAAVTAFGEVYTWGWKECVPSGTIIVDQNMEVPPDKDEKEVNPRSSSGTQSSNESRSAEESAKRRRLSSSRQGPESSTSGDETLSAPPCLVTLKTGVRITAVASGGRHTLALSDIGQVWGWGYGGEGQLGLGSRIRLVSSPHPVPCIELGAYGKDRPAALRRNIGSDEQVYKVIGSYVKTIACGGRHSIVVTDTGALLTFGWGLHGQCGQGSTDDELSPKCVPSLLTVKIKGVAAGLWHTICISAEGAIYAFGGNQFGQLGIGSDQAELQTLPKLVNPPCLENKKAKIVSCGARHSAITTEDGEVFCWGWNKYGQFKWRHAVQSISPVAGGTRRYLPNLPLDTLNIVLQCCFIWLDRLQT, from the exons ATGAGCGGGAGACACGAAATGGAAGAGGACGTGGGGAAGGGGAAGATCATGGAGGTCAgtgagaagaaggagaagaagaagaagctgatGGTGCTTGTGTGGGGTTACCTTCCTGGAGCCTCACCTCAGAGATCTTCTATTCTTCATCCCATGGCTGTCCCTTTGCCAGGCTCTTCAACCAGTGGGGACTCGTGGAGGGATGTGTGCGGTGGTGGATGCGGCTTTGCCATGGCTATCTCAG AATCTGGCAAGCTTCTTACTTGGGGTTCAACCGATGACATGGGTCAAAGTTATTTGACTGCAGGGAAGCATGAG GACATTCCAGAGGCGTATCCTCTCCCCACTGAAGTAGCTATAGTGAAGGCTGCTGCAGGGTGGGCTCACTGCGCTGCAGTTACag CTTTTGGAGAAGTCTACACATGGGGTTGGAAGGAGTGTGTGCCTTCTGGGACGATCATTGTAGACCAAAACATGGAAGTTCCCCCTGATAAGGATGAAAAAGAGG TGAACCCCAGGTCAAGTAGTGGAACTCAATCAAGTAATGAAAGCAGAAGCGCAGAGGAAAGTGCAAAGCGCAGGAGATTATCTTCATCTAGACAAGGACCAGAAAGCTCAACATCCGGTGATGAGACTCTGTCAGCTCCTCCATGTCTGGTAACTCTCAAAACAGGTGTGAGGATTACGGCGGTAGCTTCTGGTGGGCGTCATACATTGGCATTGTCAG ACATTGGCCAGGTTTGGGGTTGGGGCTATGGCGGGGAAGGGCAGCTTGGTTTAGGTTCTCGTATTCGCTTGGTGTCATCTCCTCATCCAGTTCCTTGCATTGAATTGGGTGCTTATGGAAAGGACCGACCAGCAGCTTTGAGAAGGAACATTGGTTCAGATGAGCAGGTTTATAAGGTCATTGGAAGCTACGTGAAGACCATTGCTTGTGGGGGGCGTCACAGCATCGTTGTCACTG ATACTGGCGCATTACTAACTTTTGGTTGGGGACTTCATGGGCAG TGCGGGCAAGGTAGTACAGATGATGAGTTGAGTCCAAAATGTGTCCCATCTCTTCTCACTGTTAAAATTAAAGGAGTTGCTGCTGGCTTGTGGCATACCATTTGCATCTCCGCTGAAGGCGCCATCTATGCATTTGGTGGGAATCAGTTTGGGCAGCTGGGAATAGGTTCTGATCAAGCTGAG TTGCAGACTTTGCCTAAACTGGTGAACCCTCCATGTTTGGAGAACAAGAAAGCCAAGATAGTCTCTTGTGGTGCTCGGCACAGTGCCATTACAACTG AGGATGGGGAGGTGTTCTGCTGGGGTTGGAACAAGTATGGTCAG TTCAAATGGAGACATGCTGTGCAATCAATATCTCCTGTGGCTGGTGGCACACGTCGGTACTTGCCGAATCTCCCACTTGATACTCTGAACATTGTTTTGCAGTGCTGTTTTATTTGGTTGGATAGATTACAAACATGA
- the LOC120281997 gene encoding ultraviolet-B receptor UVR8-like isoform X2 has product MSGRHEMEEDVGKGKIMEVSEKKEKKKKLMVLVWGYLPGASPQRSSILHPMAVPLPGSSTSGDSWRDVCGGGCGFAMAISESGKLLTWGSTDDMGQSYLTAGKHEDIPEAYPLPTEVAIVKAAAGWAHCAAVTAAFGEVYTWGWKECVPSGTIIVDQNMEVPPDKDEKEVNPRSSSGTQSSNESRSAEESAKRRRLSSSRQGPESSTSGDETLSAPPCLVTLKTGVRITAVASGGRHTLALSDIGQVWGWGYGGEGQLGLGSRIRLVSSPHPVPCIELGAYGKDRPAALRRNIGSDEQVYKVIGSYVKTIACGGRHSIVVTDTGALLTFGWGLHGQCGQGSTDDELSPKCVPSLLTVKIKGVAAGLWHTICISAEGAIYAFGGNQFGQLGIGSDQAETLPKLVNPPCLENKKAKIVSCGARHSAITTEDGEVFCWGWNKYGQFKWRHAVQSISPVAGGTRRYLPNLPLDTLNIVLQCCFIWLDRLQT; this is encoded by the exons ATGAGCGGGAGACACGAAATGGAAGAGGACGTGGGGAAGGGGAAGATCATGGAGGTCAgtgagaagaaggagaagaagaagaagctgatGGTGCTTGTGTGGGGTTACCTTCCTGGAGCCTCACCTCAGAGATCTTCTATTCTTCATCCCATGGCTGTCCCTTTGCCAGGCTCTTCAACCAGTGGGGACTCGTGGAGGGATGTGTGCGGTGGTGGATGCGGCTTTGCCATGGCTATCTCAG AATCTGGCAAGCTTCTTACTTGGGGTTCAACCGATGACATGGGTCAAAGTTATTTGACTGCAGGGAAGCATGAG GACATTCCAGAGGCGTATCCTCTCCCCACTGAAGTAGCTATAGTGAAGGCTGCTGCAGGGTGGGCTCACTGCGCTGCAGTTACag CAGCTTTTGGAGAAGTCTACACATGGGGTTGGAAGGAGTGTGTGCCTTCTGGGACGATCATTGTAGACCAAAACATGGAAGTTCCCCCTGATAAGGATGAAAAAGAGG TGAACCCCAGGTCAAGTAGTGGAACTCAATCAAGTAATGAAAGCAGAAGCGCAGAGGAAAGTGCAAAGCGCAGGAGATTATCTTCATCTAGACAAGGACCAGAAAGCTCAACATCCGGTGATGAGACTCTGTCAGCTCCTCCATGTCTGGTAACTCTCAAAACAGGTGTGAGGATTACGGCGGTAGCTTCTGGTGGGCGTCATACATTGGCATTGTCAG ACATTGGCCAGGTTTGGGGTTGGGGCTATGGCGGGGAAGGGCAGCTTGGTTTAGGTTCTCGTATTCGCTTGGTGTCATCTCCTCATCCAGTTCCTTGCATTGAATTGGGTGCTTATGGAAAGGACCGACCAGCAGCTTTGAGAAGGAACATTGGTTCAGATGAGCAGGTTTATAAGGTCATTGGAAGCTACGTGAAGACCATTGCTTGTGGGGGGCGTCACAGCATCGTTGTCACTG ATACTGGCGCATTACTAACTTTTGGTTGGGGACTTCATGGGCAG TGCGGGCAAGGTAGTACAGATGATGAGTTGAGTCCAAAATGTGTCCCATCTCTTCTCACTGTTAAAATTAAAGGAGTTGCTGCTGGCTTGTGGCATACCATTTGCATCTCCGCTGAAGGCGCCATCTATGCATTTGGTGGGAATCAGTTTGGGCAGCTGGGAATAGGTTCTGATCAAGCTGAG ACTTTGCCTAAACTGGTGAACCCTCCATGTTTGGAGAACAAGAAAGCCAAGATAGTCTCTTGTGGTGCTCGGCACAGTGCCATTACAACTG AGGATGGGGAGGTGTTCTGCTGGGGTTGGAACAAGTATGGTCAG TTCAAATGGAGACATGCTGTGCAATCAATATCTCCTGTGGCTGGTGGCACACGTCGGTACTTGCCGAATCTCCCACTTGATACTCTGAACATTGTTTTGCAGTGCTGTTTTATTTGGTTGGATAGATTACAAACATGA
- the LOC120281997 gene encoding ultraviolet-B receptor UVR8-like isoform X8: MSGRHEMEEDVGKGKIMEVSEKKEKKKKLMVLVWGYLPGASPQRSSILHPMAVPLPGSSTSGDSWRDVCGGGCGFAMAISESGKLLTWGSTDDMGQSYLTAGKHEDIPEAYPLPTEVAIVKAAAGWAHCAAVTAFGEVYTWGWKECVPSGTIIVDQNMEVPPDKDEKEGMFSVIKTISVKSFAALDATTRGIRSAEESAKRRRLSSSRQGPESSTSGDETLSAPPCLVTLKTGVRITAVASGGRHTLALSDIGQVWGWGYGGEGQLGLGSRIRLVSSPHPVPCIELGAYGKDRPAALRRNIGSDEQVYKVIGSYVKTIACGGRHSIVVTDTGALLTFGWGLHGQCGQGSTDDELSPKCVPSLLTVKIKGVAAGLWHTICISAEGAIYAFGGNQFGQLGIGSDQAETLPKLVNPPCLENKKAKIVSCGARHSAITTEDGEVFCWGWNKYGQLGLGDAIDRNIPAIVQMETCCAINISCGWWHTSVLAESPT; this comes from the exons ATGAGCGGGAGACACGAAATGGAAGAGGACGTGGGGAAGGGGAAGATCATGGAGGTCAgtgagaagaaggagaagaagaagaagctgatGGTGCTTGTGTGGGGTTACCTTCCTGGAGCCTCACCTCAGAGATCTTCTATTCTTCATCCCATGGCTGTCCCTTTGCCAGGCTCTTCAACCAGTGGGGACTCGTGGAGGGATGTGTGCGGTGGTGGATGCGGCTTTGCCATGGCTATCTCAG AATCTGGCAAGCTTCTTACTTGGGGTTCAACCGATGACATGGGTCAAAGTTATTTGACTGCAGGGAAGCATGAG GACATTCCAGAGGCGTATCCTCTCCCCACTGAAGTAGCTATAGTGAAGGCTGCTGCAGGGTGGGCTCACTGCGCTGCAGTTACag CTTTTGGAGAAGTCTACACATGGGGTTGGAAGGAGTGTGTGCCTTCTGGGACGATCATTGTAGACCAAAACATGGAAGTTCCCCCTGATAAGGATGAAAAAGAGGGTATGTTTTCGGTGATCAAGACAATTTCAGTTAAGAGTTTTGCTGCCTTGGATGCTACAACAAGAGGGAT CAGAAGCGCAGAGGAAAGTGCAAAGCGCAGGAGATTATCTTCATCTAGACAAGGACCAGAAAGCTCAACATCCGGTGATGAGACTCTGTCAGCTCCTCCATGTCTGGTAACTCTCAAAACAGGTGTGAGGATTACGGCGGTAGCTTCTGGTGGGCGTCATACATTGGCATTGTCAG ACATTGGCCAGGTTTGGGGTTGGGGCTATGGCGGGGAAGGGCAGCTTGGTTTAGGTTCTCGTATTCGCTTGGTGTCATCTCCTCATCCAGTTCCTTGCATTGAATTGGGTGCTTATGGAAAGGACCGACCAGCAGCTTTGAGAAGGAACATTGGTTCAGATGAGCAGGTTTATAAGGTCATTGGAAGCTACGTGAAGACCATTGCTTGTGGGGGGCGTCACAGCATCGTTGTCACTG ATACTGGCGCATTACTAACTTTTGGTTGGGGACTTCATGGGCAG TGCGGGCAAGGTAGTACAGATGATGAGTTGAGTCCAAAATGTGTCCCATCTCTTCTCACTGTTAAAATTAAAGGAGTTGCTGCTGGCTTGTGGCATACCATTTGCATCTCCGCTGAAGGCGCCATCTATGCATTTGGTGGGAATCAGTTTGGGCAGCTGGGAATAGGTTCTGATCAAGCTGAG ACTTTGCCTAAACTGGTGAACCCTCCATGTTTGGAGAACAAGAAAGCCAAGATAGTCTCTTGTGGTGCTCGGCACAGTGCCATTACAACTG AGGATGGGGAGGTGTTCTGCTGGGGTTGGAACAAGTATGGTCAG CTTGGATTGGGTGATGCGATCGACCGGAATATACCGGCTATAGTTCAAATGGAGACATGCTGTGCAATCAATATCTCCTGTGGCTGGTGGCACACGTCGGTACTTGCCGAATCTCCCACTTGA
- the LOC120281997 gene encoding ultraviolet-B receptor UVR8-like isoform X3 yields the protein MSGRHEMEEDVGKGKIMEVSEKKEKKKKLMVLVWGYLPGASPQRSSILHPMAVPLPGSSTSGDSWRDVCGGGCGFAMAISESGKLLTWGSTDDMGQSYLTAGKHEDIPEAYPLPTEVAIVKAAAGWAHCAAVTAAFGEVYTWGWKECVPSGTIIVDQNMEVPPDKDEKEVNPRSSSGTQSSNESRSAEESAKRRRLSSSRQGPESSTSGDETLSAPPCLVTLKTGVRITAVASGGRHTLALSDIGQVWGWGYGGEGQLGLGSRIRLVSSPHPVPCIELGAYGKDRPAALRRNIGSDEQVYKVIGSYVKTIACGGRHSIVVTDTGALLTFGWGLHGQCGQGSTDDELSPKCVPSLLTVKIKGVAAGLWHTICISAEGAIYAFGGNQFGQLGIGSDQAELQTLPKLVNPPCLENKKAKIVSCGARHSAITTEDGEVFCWGWNKYGQLGLGDAIDRNIPAIVQMETCCAINISCGWWHTSVLAESPT from the exons ATGAGCGGGAGACACGAAATGGAAGAGGACGTGGGGAAGGGGAAGATCATGGAGGTCAgtgagaagaaggagaagaagaagaagctgatGGTGCTTGTGTGGGGTTACCTTCCTGGAGCCTCACCTCAGAGATCTTCTATTCTTCATCCCATGGCTGTCCCTTTGCCAGGCTCTTCAACCAGTGGGGACTCGTGGAGGGATGTGTGCGGTGGTGGATGCGGCTTTGCCATGGCTATCTCAG AATCTGGCAAGCTTCTTACTTGGGGTTCAACCGATGACATGGGTCAAAGTTATTTGACTGCAGGGAAGCATGAG GACATTCCAGAGGCGTATCCTCTCCCCACTGAAGTAGCTATAGTGAAGGCTGCTGCAGGGTGGGCTCACTGCGCTGCAGTTACag CAGCTTTTGGAGAAGTCTACACATGGGGTTGGAAGGAGTGTGTGCCTTCTGGGACGATCATTGTAGACCAAAACATGGAAGTTCCCCCTGATAAGGATGAAAAAGAGG TGAACCCCAGGTCAAGTAGTGGAACTCAATCAAGTAATGAAAGCAGAAGCGCAGAGGAAAGTGCAAAGCGCAGGAGATTATCTTCATCTAGACAAGGACCAGAAAGCTCAACATCCGGTGATGAGACTCTGTCAGCTCCTCCATGTCTGGTAACTCTCAAAACAGGTGTGAGGATTACGGCGGTAGCTTCTGGTGGGCGTCATACATTGGCATTGTCAG ACATTGGCCAGGTTTGGGGTTGGGGCTATGGCGGGGAAGGGCAGCTTGGTTTAGGTTCTCGTATTCGCTTGGTGTCATCTCCTCATCCAGTTCCTTGCATTGAATTGGGTGCTTATGGAAAGGACCGACCAGCAGCTTTGAGAAGGAACATTGGTTCAGATGAGCAGGTTTATAAGGTCATTGGAAGCTACGTGAAGACCATTGCTTGTGGGGGGCGTCACAGCATCGTTGTCACTG ATACTGGCGCATTACTAACTTTTGGTTGGGGACTTCATGGGCAG TGCGGGCAAGGTAGTACAGATGATGAGTTGAGTCCAAAATGTGTCCCATCTCTTCTCACTGTTAAAATTAAAGGAGTTGCTGCTGGCTTGTGGCATACCATTTGCATCTCCGCTGAAGGCGCCATCTATGCATTTGGTGGGAATCAGTTTGGGCAGCTGGGAATAGGTTCTGATCAAGCTGAG TTGCAGACTTTGCCTAAACTGGTGAACCCTCCATGTTTGGAGAACAAGAAAGCCAAGATAGTCTCTTGTGGTGCTCGGCACAGTGCCATTACAACTG AGGATGGGGAGGTGTTCTGCTGGGGTTGGAACAAGTATGGTCAG CTTGGATTGGGTGATGCGATCGACCGGAATATACCGGCTATAGTTCAAATGGAGACATGCTGTGCAATCAATATCTCCTGTGGCTGGTGGCACACGTCGGTACTTGCCGAATCTCCCACTTGA
- the LOC120281997 gene encoding ultraviolet-B receptor UVR8-like isoform X7: protein MSGRHEMEEDVGKGKIMEVSEKKEKKKKLMVLVWGYLPGASPQRSSILHPMAVPLPGSSTSGDSWRDVCGGGCGFAMAISESGKLLTWGSTDDMGQSYLTAGKHEDIPEAYPLPTEVAIVKAAAGWAHCAAVTAFGEVYTWGWKECVPSGTIIVDQNMEVPPDKDEKEGMFSVIKTISQSISVNPRSSSGTQSSNESRSAEESAKRRRLSSSRQGPESSTSGDETLSAPPCLVTLKTGVRITAVASGGRHTLALSDIGQVWGWGYGGEGQLGLGSRIRLVSSPHPVPCIELGAYGKDRPAALRRNIGSDEQVYKVIGSYVKTIACGGRHSIVVTDTGALLTFGWGLHGQCGQGSTDDELSPKCVPSLLTVKIKGVAAGLWHTICISAEGAIYAFGGNQFGQLGIGSDQAETLPKLVNPPCLENKKAKIVSCGARHSAITTEDGEVFCWGWNKYGQLGLGDAIDRNIPAIVQMETCCAINISCGWWHTSVLAESPT from the exons ATGAGCGGGAGACACGAAATGGAAGAGGACGTGGGGAAGGGGAAGATCATGGAGGTCAgtgagaagaaggagaagaagaagaagctgatGGTGCTTGTGTGGGGTTACCTTCCTGGAGCCTCACCTCAGAGATCTTCTATTCTTCATCCCATGGCTGTCCCTTTGCCAGGCTCTTCAACCAGTGGGGACTCGTGGAGGGATGTGTGCGGTGGTGGATGCGGCTTTGCCATGGCTATCTCAG AATCTGGCAAGCTTCTTACTTGGGGTTCAACCGATGACATGGGTCAAAGTTATTTGACTGCAGGGAAGCATGAG GACATTCCAGAGGCGTATCCTCTCCCCACTGAAGTAGCTATAGTGAAGGCTGCTGCAGGGTGGGCTCACTGCGCTGCAGTTACag CTTTTGGAGAAGTCTACACATGGGGTTGGAAGGAGTGTGTGCCTTCTGGGACGATCATTGTAGACCAAAACATGGAAGTTCCCCCTGATAAGGATGAAAAAGAGGGTATGTTTTCGGTGATCAAGACAATTTCA CAAAGCATTTCAGTGAACCCCAGGTCAAGTAGTGGAACTCAATCAAGTAATGAAAGCAGAAGCGCAGAGGAAAGTGCAAAGCGCAGGAGATTATCTTCATCTAGACAAGGACCAGAAAGCTCAACATCCGGTGATGAGACTCTGTCAGCTCCTCCATGTCTGGTAACTCTCAAAACAGGTGTGAGGATTACGGCGGTAGCTTCTGGTGGGCGTCATACATTGGCATTGTCAG ACATTGGCCAGGTTTGGGGTTGGGGCTATGGCGGGGAAGGGCAGCTTGGTTTAGGTTCTCGTATTCGCTTGGTGTCATCTCCTCATCCAGTTCCTTGCATTGAATTGGGTGCTTATGGAAAGGACCGACCAGCAGCTTTGAGAAGGAACATTGGTTCAGATGAGCAGGTTTATAAGGTCATTGGAAGCTACGTGAAGACCATTGCTTGTGGGGGGCGTCACAGCATCGTTGTCACTG ATACTGGCGCATTACTAACTTTTGGTTGGGGACTTCATGGGCAG TGCGGGCAAGGTAGTACAGATGATGAGTTGAGTCCAAAATGTGTCCCATCTCTTCTCACTGTTAAAATTAAAGGAGTTGCTGCTGGCTTGTGGCATACCATTTGCATCTCCGCTGAAGGCGCCATCTATGCATTTGGTGGGAATCAGTTTGGGCAGCTGGGAATAGGTTCTGATCAAGCTGAG ACTTTGCCTAAACTGGTGAACCCTCCATGTTTGGAGAACAAGAAAGCCAAGATAGTCTCTTGTGGTGCTCGGCACAGTGCCATTACAACTG AGGATGGGGAGGTGTTCTGCTGGGGTTGGAACAAGTATGGTCAG CTTGGATTGGGTGATGCGATCGACCGGAATATACCGGCTATAGTTCAAATGGAGACATGCTGTGCAATCAATATCTCCTGTGGCTGGTGGCACACGTCGGTACTTGCCGAATCTCCCACTTGA
- the LOC120281997 gene encoding ultraviolet-B receptor UVR8-like isoform X4: MSGRHEMEEDVGKGKIMEVSEKKEKKKKLMVLVWGYLPGASPQRSSILHPMAVPLPGSSTSGDSWRDVCGGGCGFAMAISESGKLLTWGSTDDMGQSYLTAGKHEDIPEAYPLPTEVAIVKAAAGWAHCAAVTAAFGEVYTWGWKECVPSGTIIVDQNMEVPPDKDEKEVNPRSSSGTQSSNESRSAEESAKRRRLSSSRQGPESSTSGDETLSAPPCLVTLKTGVRITAVASGGRHTLALSDIGQVWGWGYGGEGQLGLGSRIRLVSSPHPVPCIELGAYGKDRPAALRRNIGSDEQVYKVIGSYVKTIACGGRHSIVVTDTGALLTFGWGLHGQCGQGSTDDELSPKCVPSLLTVKIKGVAAGLWHTICISAEGAIYAFGGNQFGQLGIGSDQAETLPKLVNPPCLENKKAKIVSCGARHSAITTEDGEVFCWGWNKYGQLGLGDAIDRNIPAIVQMETCCAINISCGWWHTSVLAESPT, translated from the exons ATGAGCGGGAGACACGAAATGGAAGAGGACGTGGGGAAGGGGAAGATCATGGAGGTCAgtgagaagaaggagaagaagaagaagctgatGGTGCTTGTGTGGGGTTACCTTCCTGGAGCCTCACCTCAGAGATCTTCTATTCTTCATCCCATGGCTGTCCCTTTGCCAGGCTCTTCAACCAGTGGGGACTCGTGGAGGGATGTGTGCGGTGGTGGATGCGGCTTTGCCATGGCTATCTCAG AATCTGGCAAGCTTCTTACTTGGGGTTCAACCGATGACATGGGTCAAAGTTATTTGACTGCAGGGAAGCATGAG GACATTCCAGAGGCGTATCCTCTCCCCACTGAAGTAGCTATAGTGAAGGCTGCTGCAGGGTGGGCTCACTGCGCTGCAGTTACag CAGCTTTTGGAGAAGTCTACACATGGGGTTGGAAGGAGTGTGTGCCTTCTGGGACGATCATTGTAGACCAAAACATGGAAGTTCCCCCTGATAAGGATGAAAAAGAGG TGAACCCCAGGTCAAGTAGTGGAACTCAATCAAGTAATGAAAGCAGAAGCGCAGAGGAAAGTGCAAAGCGCAGGAGATTATCTTCATCTAGACAAGGACCAGAAAGCTCAACATCCGGTGATGAGACTCTGTCAGCTCCTCCATGTCTGGTAACTCTCAAAACAGGTGTGAGGATTACGGCGGTAGCTTCTGGTGGGCGTCATACATTGGCATTGTCAG ACATTGGCCAGGTTTGGGGTTGGGGCTATGGCGGGGAAGGGCAGCTTGGTTTAGGTTCTCGTATTCGCTTGGTGTCATCTCCTCATCCAGTTCCTTGCATTGAATTGGGTGCTTATGGAAAGGACCGACCAGCAGCTTTGAGAAGGAACATTGGTTCAGATGAGCAGGTTTATAAGGTCATTGGAAGCTACGTGAAGACCATTGCTTGTGGGGGGCGTCACAGCATCGTTGTCACTG ATACTGGCGCATTACTAACTTTTGGTTGGGGACTTCATGGGCAG TGCGGGCAAGGTAGTACAGATGATGAGTTGAGTCCAAAATGTGTCCCATCTCTTCTCACTGTTAAAATTAAAGGAGTTGCTGCTGGCTTGTGGCATACCATTTGCATCTCCGCTGAAGGCGCCATCTATGCATTTGGTGGGAATCAGTTTGGGCAGCTGGGAATAGGTTCTGATCAAGCTGAG ACTTTGCCTAAACTGGTGAACCCTCCATGTTTGGAGAACAAGAAAGCCAAGATAGTCTCTTGTGGTGCTCGGCACAGTGCCATTACAACTG AGGATGGGGAGGTGTTCTGCTGGGGTTGGAACAAGTATGGTCAG CTTGGATTGGGTGATGCGATCGACCGGAATATACCGGCTATAGTTCAAATGGAGACATGCTGTGCAATCAATATCTCCTGTGGCTGGTGGCACACGTCGGTACTTGCCGAATCTCCCACTTGA